DNA sequence from the Rhizobium sp. ZPR4 genome:
GACACTAGGTCATTTCCGGTCGTCTCCCGCCACCGGGCACGACGCCATGCGGTTTTTCGTTTCCTTCACAACTCAATCAATCTGCCGGGGTTAGCTCGTCTCACGCTCCGGCCGCGTCTATTAACTCTCGATTTTGGGGCCGGCTGCCGAAACACGGGGTCGGACAGGTTAACATGACTCGCAAGAAGCTCGACTTCCGTGCCGATGCTTATCGCAATGTGCTCGGCTTTGTTTTTCGTCAGTGGAGCCATCGTCCCACCCTGGTGGGCATCATCATCCTGCTGGTAATTGCCAGCACCCTTGCCGAAGTTCTGGTGCCGGTGTTTTCCGGTCAGATCGTCGATGCGATTGCCAGCGGCAGTGCGGCCACTGACGCCATCCACGCCTTCGTTGTCGTCGTCGCCCTTGGCTTGACCAGTGTTACACTGCGCTGGTTTATCTTCGACGGGATCATCCGTCTGACGCTGCGCATCATGGCGGACGTGGTCAATAACGGCTTCCACAAGGTGCAGCGCTTCTCGACCGATTGGCATGCCAATAGTTTCGCCGGCTCGACCGTCCGCAAGATCACTCGTGGCATGTGGGCGCTTGACGCGCTCAACGACCTGCTGCTGATAGCTTTGCTGCCCTCGATCGTCATGCTGGTGGGCGCCAGCATCGTACTCGGCACTTATTGGCCGATCATGGGCCTCATCGTCGCTGCAGGATCGCTGATCTATATCGGCGTGACGGTCTTGCTTTCGATGGGATACGTGTCGCCCGCGGCAAAGCTCGCTAACGCATGGGATACCAAGCTGGGTGGCGCGCTAGCGGATGCCATCAGCTGCAACTCGGTCGTGAAGGCTTTCGGCGCCGAAAACCGCGAAGAGGAACGTTTGCGCCATGTGCTGGCCAAATGGGACAGTCGAACACGGCGGACGTGGAAGCGCGGGACACTGAACGGCACAGTCCAGGGCTTCATGATGGTCTCCATGCAGGCCGGTATTCTTGGCACCGGCCTTATCATGTGGCGGCAGGGGCTGGCGACGCCGGGCGACATCACATTCGTCTTGGCGATGTTCTTCGTCCTGCAGGGTTATCTGCGCTCGGTTGGACAGGACATTCGGAACCTGCAGCGTGCCGTCAATGATATGGAAGAACTTGTCCTGCTCGACAAAACGCCGCTGGGTATTGAGGATAAGCCAAACGCGAAGGCAATCACGATCGGCAGAGGCGAAATCGTGTTCGATCGCGTTACGTTTCAATATGGTGCCCATCCTACTCCGCTTTATGACGATTTCTCGGTTGACATTAAACCGGGCGAGCGGGTCGGACTGGTCGGCCATTCCGGCTCGGGCAAGACGACCTTCGTCAAGCTCATCCAGCGCCTCCATGACGTGAAGTCTGGGTCGGTCCGAATTGACGAACAGAATATCGCCGATGTCACGCAGTCTAGCCTGCGCAGCCAGATTGCTATCGTGCAACAGGAGCCGATCCTGTTTCATCGTACGCTCGCCGAAAATATCGCCTATGGCCGGCCGAACGCGTCACGGCGCGAGATCGAGACTGCAGCGAAACAGGCCAGTGCGCATCGGTTTATCGCGGAGCTACCGAAGGGCTATGAGACGATGGTGGGTGAGCGCGGCGTCAAGTTGTCCGGCGGCGAGCGTCAGCGCGTCGCCATCGCCCGGGCCTTTCTGGCTGATGCGCCCATTCTCATTCTGGACGAGGCGACCTCAAGTCTTGACAGCGAGAGCGAGGTGCAGATCCAGCAGGCGATGGATCGCCTCATGGAAGGTCGCACGACGCTGGTGATCGCGCACCGACTTTCGACGGTGCAGGCTCTGGATCGTCTATTGGTCTTCGACAAGGGAAGGATCGCGGAAGAGGGTGACCATCAAGCGCTCATTCGCCTCAATAACGGCATTTATCGCAGGCTGTTCGAACGGCAGGCCCTCGAGTTGACCAAGGGGCTGGTGGCATGAGGCAACCTCTTAAACTGCCAACCCTCTTTACAATATTGCTATGAAGAGAGGTGCTGGTATGGAAAGGAGGAACGAGATGCCACTCAACGATATTTCGTGGGCCCGTCCAGTGACAGTCCGGCTCCAATGCGGGTTGGAGCGCACTTTTAAAGGGGTCTATGATGCCCTAAACTTTTTGGAGAATGAATGGCCCTTGCGGCACGGCGGACGCCACGAGCGCGCAGTAAAGGCCTGCCGCGGTGCACTCAATGGGAGCATGTCCGCTGTTATAGCGAGAGAAGCGTTCTGACGGCTTGTCTCGAAGCAGAAATGCCAGCTGTAAATCGGCATAGGGGTTCGACGCCGATCCTCACGATAACTCTTTGTAATTCCTGACATTAGCGGGTCATTTTCTGGTGCTGAATTACACCTTCGTTGCGAGCTACTGGTTGAGCATCTAGGCAAAGATACATCGGCGTTGGATGATCGGGCCGCGCTCCGCCTTTTGCGGAAGACGGCGGTGCACAACCGAGCAGTATTAAAGGGCCTTAGAGCGGAATGTCAGGGTTTGATAGTGAGCCTGGATCCGAATGAGTATGGGCGCCGGATAACTTAGGCTATTTCTGCCAGCCGGGTTGATCGTACCAAAACGGGCGTGTTCAATCTGTCTTTCGCTTGATCGTGCCGCTGACAGAGCGCCGGCTACCGATGATGTAGAAACGATATTCACGGCTCGGGTAGGTTGTAAATCGGCATACGGTTTTGACGCCGATCCTCACGATAACCTTTTGTAATTCCTGGCATTGGGGGACACTTTCTGAAGCTGAATTGCACCTTGGTACCGGCGGTGTCTCAAAGTTCAAGGACAAGCTCGTCTCCGGCATG
Encoded proteins:
- a CDS encoding ABC transporter ATP-binding protein, with protein sequence MTRKKLDFRADAYRNVLGFVFRQWSHRPTLVGIIILLVIASTLAEVLVPVFSGQIVDAIASGSAATDAIHAFVVVVALGLTSVTLRWFIFDGIIRLTLRIMADVVNNGFHKVQRFSTDWHANSFAGSTVRKITRGMWALDALNDLLLIALLPSIVMLVGASIVLGTYWPIMGLIVAAGSLIYIGVTVLLSMGYVSPAAKLANAWDTKLGGALADAISCNSVVKAFGAENREEERLRHVLAKWDSRTRRTWKRGTLNGTVQGFMMVSMQAGILGTGLIMWRQGLATPGDITFVLAMFFVLQGYLRSVGQDIRNLQRAVNDMEELVLLDKTPLGIEDKPNAKAITIGRGEIVFDRVTFQYGAHPTPLYDDFSVDIKPGERVGLVGHSGSGKTTFVKLIQRLHDVKSGSVRIDEQNIADVTQSSLRSQIAIVQQEPILFHRTLAENIAYGRPNASRREIETAAKQASAHRFIAELPKGYETMVGERGVKLSGGERQRVAIARAFLADAPILILDEATSSLDSESEVQIQQAMDRLMEGRTTLVIAHRLSTVQALDRLLVFDKGRIAEEGDHQALIRLNNGIYRRLFERQALELTKGLVA